A DNA window from Thiothrix subterranea contains the following coding sequences:
- a CDS encoding CZB domain-containing protein gives MQKRAFFLKRLNDHVQYLNKMKGRLAGANTFEPTTCRICTLGQWLHGEGTKEAGEYGDTMLTLFRALFEPHERFHQASAEALHCQQTGDELGMHRALTEMHTLSSQLVGILLKMDAVPAPDVSNRHLSQHG, from the coding sequence ATGCAAAAACGGGCATTTTTTCTGAAACGCTTGAATGATCACGTTCAATACTTAAACAAGATGAAGGGACGATTGGCAGGGGCAAATACCTTTGAACCGACAACGTGCCGCATCTGCACGCTGGGGCAATGGCTGCATGGCGAAGGCACAAAGGAAGCGGGTGAATACGGCGATACCATGCTCACCTTATTCCGCGCCCTGTTTGAGCCACACGAGCGTTTCCATCAAGCCAGTGCTGAAGCGTTACATTGTCAGCAAACCGGTGATGAACTGGGAATGCACCGCGCATTGACTGAAATGCATACACTTTCTTCGCAATTGGTGGGTATTCTGCTGAAAATGGACGCGGTTCCTGCGCCTGATGTTTCCAATCGTCACCTGAGCCAACACGGTTAA